The genomic region GACGATCCTTGGCAGTCAGTGGGCTGAGGTCGAGCACTGCTTGCGGCACGTTGACGCCTTTGCGATCCGACAACTCGCCGCCGTTGAGCACGGTGGTGTCGATCGCGTCAGCGTATTTGGTGACCACACGCAGACGCAGTTTGCCGTCGTCGAGCAGTAGATCCATGCCGGCTTCCAGCGCGGCAATGATCTCCGGATGCGGCAGATTCACTCGACGCTCATCGCCCGGTGTCGCGTCCAGATCCAGGCGGAACGCCTGACCGCGATGTAACTGCACCTTGCCGTCGGCGAACTTGCCGACGCGCAGTTTCGGTCCCTGCAAGTCCATCAGAATGCCCAGCGGGTAGTTGAGCTGGCGCTCGACTTCGCGGATCCACTGATAGCGCTTGGCGTGGTCGGCGTGATCACCGTGGCTGAAGTTCAGGCGGAAGATGTTGACCCCGGCTTCGACCAGTTCACGGATGTCTTCGATGCCATCGACAGCAGGCCCGAGGGTGGCGAGGATTTTGACCTTTTTATCAGGCGTCATGATTTGCAGCTCTCAAGGATCAGGATGGCGCGGAAGTCGTTGACGTTGGTGCGGGTCGGCTCGGTGACGATCAGCGCATCGAGCGCCGCGAAATAGCCGTAGCCGTTGTTGTTATCCAACTCGTCGCTGGCGCTCAGGCCAAGAGCGGCGGCGCGGGCGTAGCTGTCCGGGGTCATGATTGCGCCGGCGTTGTCTTCCGAGCCGTCGATGCCGTCGGTGTCACCGGCCAAGGCGTAAACCCCGGGCTGGCCTTTGAGGCTGTCGGTGAGGCTAAGGAGGAACTCGGCGTTGCGCCCGCCACGGCCATTGCCGCGCACGGTCACGGTGGTTTCGCCGCCGGAGAGAATCACGCACGGTGCCGCCAATGGCTGGCCGTGATGGATGATCTGGCGGGCGATACCGGCGTGGACCTTTGCCACTTCGCGCGACTCACCTTCGAGGTCGCCGAGGATCAGCGTGCTGAAACCGGCCTGACGGCATTTCACCGCCGCAGCGTCCAGTGATTGCTGAGGGCGAGCGATCAACTGGAAGTGGCTGCGCGCGAGGCTTGGATCACCGGGTTTCACGGTTTCCGACTCAGGGCTTTGCAGCCAGGTGCGTACCGAAACCGGAATCTCGATGCCGTAGCGTTTGATGATCGCCAGCGCTTCGGCGGAGGTGCTTGGATCGGCCACGGTCGGGCCGGAAGCGATGACCGTGGCGAGGTCGCCCGGTACATCGGAAATCGCGTAGGTATAAACAGTGGCAGGCCAGCAGGCCTTGCCCAGACGCCCGCCCTTGATCGCCGAGAGGTGCTTGCGCACGCAGTTCATCTCGCCGATGGTCGCGCCGGATTTGAGCAGGGCTTTGTTGATCGACTGCTTGTCAGCGAGGGTGATGCCTGCGGCCGGCAACGCCAGCAGGGCAGAGCCACCACCGGAGAGCAGGAAGATCACGCGGTCGTCTTCGGTCAGGTTGCTGACCAGTTCGAGCACGCGTTTGGCCACGGCCAGACCGGCGGCGTCCGGTACCGGATGCGCGGCTTCGACCACTTCGATTTTTTCGCACGGGGCGCCGTGACCGTAACGGGTCACAACCAGGCCAGAGACTTCACCTTGCCAACTGCGCTCGACCACTTGCGCCATCGCGGCGGCGGCTTTGCCGGCACCGATGACGATCACCCGGCCGCTACGATCGGCGGGCAAATAGGCTTCGAGGACCTGGTTCGGATGGGCCGCGTCGATGGCTGTGGCAAACAGCTCGCGCAGCAGTTGTTGCGGATCGACCGACATGGCGGGCTCCCGGAATTCTTGTTATTCGAAAGGGCAACTCGGAACCCTTGTGGGAGCGAGCCTGCTCGCGAAGGCGGTGTGTCAGCCAACATGGATGTTGAATGTGCAACCGCTTTCGCGAGCAGGCTCGCTCCCACAGGGTTTTGTGCAGGCTTTATTTGTTATCGCGAATCGAGAAGTTGGCCATGTGTTCCAGACCTTTGATCAGCGCCGAGTGGTCCCAGTTGCTGCCACCGATCGCTGCGCAGGTGCTGAATACTTGCTGGGCGTTGGCGGTGTTCGGCAGGTTGATGTTCAGCTCTTTGGCGCCTTGCAGGGCCAGGTTCAGGTCCTTCTGGTGCAGGCTGATGCGGAAGCCTGGATCGAAAGTGCCTTTGATCATGCGCTCGCCGTGCACTTCGAGGATCTTCGAGGAGGCGAAACCGCCCATCAGTGCTTCACGCACCTTGGCTGGATCAGCACCGTTTTTCGAAGCGAACAGCAGGGCTTCAGCGACGGCCTGAATGTTCAGCGCAACGATGATCTGGTTAGCCACTTTGGCGGTCTGACCGTCGCCGTTGCCACCGACCAAGGTGATGTTCTTGCCCATGGCCTGGAACAGCGGCAGTGCGCGTTCGAAGGCATCGGCGTCGCCACCGATCATGATACTCAGGGTCGCAGCTTTGGCGCCGACTTCACCGCCGGAAACCGGTGCGTCGAGGTACTGCGCGCCTTTCTCGTTGATCTTCGCCGCGAAGGCTTTGGTCGCAGTCGGCGAGATCGAGCTCATGTCGATAACGATCTTGCCTTTGCTCAGGCCGGCGGCAACGCCGTCGGCGCGGAACAGTACGTCGTCTACCTGCGGGGTATCCGGGACCATGACGATGATGAATTCAGCTTCCTGCGCCACTTCGCGCGGGTTGGCCAGGGCGACGGCGCCAGCGGCGACCAGGTCGGCAGGGGCGGCGTCGTGGTGCGCCGACAGGAACAGGCTGTGACCGGCTTTCTGCAGGTTCGAAGCCATTGGGTGGCCCATGATGCCGGTGCCGATAAATCCGATTTTAGCCATGAGAAAATCCTCTTGTTTTTATTGCTGCTTCAAGCAAAAAGGGAGCTGCTTTTATGTGGGAGCGAGCCTGCTCGCGAATGCGATATGCCAGGCGCCACTGATGGTGAATGTGCCGGCCTCTTCGCGAGCAGGCTCGCTCCCACAGGGTTTTTGCAGTGTTCTTTAGATAGCGTTATGCGTTTTCAGCCAGCCGAGGCCTGCTTCGGTGGTGGTCAGTGGCTTGTATTCACAGCCAACCCAACCCTGATAACCGATGCGATCAAGGTGTTCGAACAGGAAGCGGTAGTTGATTTCACCGGTGCCTGGTTCGTTGCGCCCCGGGTTGTCCGCGAGCTGCACATGGTTGATCTCGCCCAGGTGCGATTGCAGGGTGCGGGCCAGATCGCCTTCCATGATTTGCATGTGATAGATGTCGTATTGCAGGAACAGGTTGGCGCTGCCGACCTGTTCGCGAATCGACAGGGCTTGCGCCGTGTTGTTCAGGTAGAAGCCCGGGATGTCGCGGGTGTTGATCGCTTCCATCACCAGTTTGATGCCCGCCGCTTGCAGCTTGTCGGCCGCGTATTTCAGGTTGGCAACGAAGGTTTTTTCCACGGTGACATCGTCAACGCCTTGTGGACGGATACCGGCCAGGCAGTTGATCTGGGTGTTGCCCAGCACTTGTGCGTAAGCAATCGCCAGATCGACACCGGCGCGGAACTCTTCAACCCGATCCGGCAGACACGCGATACCGCGTTCGCCCTTGGCCCAGTCACCGGCCGGCAGGTTGAACAGCACTTGGGTCAGACCGTTGGCGTCGAGCTTGGCTTTGATTTCAGCGGAACTGAAGTCGTACGGGAACAGGTATTCAACGCCGCTGAAGCCAGCCTTGGCGGCGGCGTCGAAACGGGCAAGGAAATCCTGTTCGGTGAACAGCATGGACAGGTTGGCTGCGAAACGCGGCATGGTGGTCTCCTAAAAAACGGATGTGACACGGTTGGTCAGACGAACGCGATCAAGTCCCCTCTCCTGGGGGAGAGGGTTAGGGTGAGGGGGAATCCTGAGTCTGATCCGAATTTTGCAAGCACCGCAAAACCTTTCCCTCACCCCAGCCCTCTCCCGGAGGGAGAGGGAGCTAATTACGATCAATCAAGCAGCGAAATCGCCGTTGGCGCATCGTTGCCGACCAGCGCCAGGTCTTCGAATTCGTTGACGGCGTTGATCTCGGTACCCATGGAGATGTTGGTCACACGCTCCAGAATGATCTCGACGATCACCGGCACCTTGAACTCTTCGATCATCTGTTCGGCCTTGCGCAGGGCAGGGGCGATTTCCGATGGCTCGAACACACGCAGCGCTTTACAGCCGAGGCCTTCAGCCACTGCGACGTGGTCAACACCGTAACCGTTGAGTTCCGGCGCGTTCAGGTTATCGAAGGACAGCTGCACGCAGTAGTCCATTTCGAACCCGCGCTGTGCCTGACGGATCAGACCCAGGTACGAGTTGTTCACCACGACGTGGATGTACGGCAGTTTGAACTGAGCGCCGACCGCCAGTTCTTCGATCATGAACTGGAAGTCATAGTCCCCCGACAGGGCCACGACTTTCCGGCTCGGATCGGCCTTCACCACGCCCAGCGCTGCCGGAATGGTCCAGCCCAACGGGCCGGCCTGGCCACAGTTGATCCAGTGACGCGGCTTGTAGACGTGCAGGAACTGCGCGCCGGCAATCTGCGACAGACCAATGGTGCTGACGTAGCAGGTGTCCTTGCCGAACACCTGGTTCATTTCTTCGTAAACGCGCTGTGGTTTGACCGGCACGTTGTCGAAGTGGGTCTTGCGATGCAGGCTGGCTTTACGCTGCTGGCAGTCTTGTAGCCAGGCACTGCGGTTTTTCAACTTGCCGGCGGCTTGCCACTCACGCGCCACTTCGATGAACACGGTCAGTGCTGCAGCGGCGTCGGAAACGATGCCCAGATCCGGCGTGAACACACGACCGATCTGCGTGCCTTCGATGTCGACGTGAATGAACTTGCGACCTTCGGTGTAAACGTCAACCGAACCGGTGTGACGGTTGGCCCAACGGTTACCGATCCCCAACACCACGTCGGATTTCAGCATGGTCGCGTTGCCGTAACGGTGCGAAGTCTGCAGGCCAACCATGCCCACCATCAGCGGGTGATCGTCCGGGATAGTGCCCCAGCCCATCAGGGTCGGGATCACCGGGATGCCGGTCAGCTCAGCGAATTCAACCAGCAGATCGCTGGCGTCGGCGTTGATGATGCCGCCGCCGGCCACCAGCAATGGACGCTCAGCCTGATCCAGCAAAGCCAAAGCCTTCTCGACCTGAACGCGGGTCGCAGTCGGTTTGGCCAATGGCAGCGGCTGGTAAGCGTCGATGTCGAATTCGATTTCGGCCATCTGCACGTCGAACGGCAGATCGATCAGCACTGGGCCTGGACGGCCGGAGCGCATTTCAAAGAACGCTTTCTGGAACGCGTAAGGCACCTGGCCCGGTTCCAGAACAGTGGTCGCCCACTTGGTGACTGGCTTGACGATGCTGGTGATGTCGACAGCCTGGAAGTCTTCCTTGTGCATACGGGCGCGGGGTGCCTGGCCGGTGATGCAGAGGATTGGAATCGAGTCGGCCGAGGCGCTGTAGAGCCCGGTGACCATGTCGGTACCGGCAGGGCCGGAAGTCCCGATGCATACGCCGATGTTGCCGGCCTTGGTGCGGGTGTAACCCTCGGCCATGTGCGAGGCGCCTTCAACGTGGCGAGCAAGGACGTGATCGATGCCACCGACTTTCTGCAAGGCGGAGTACAGCGGGTTGATGGCAGCGCCCGGGATGCCAAAAGCGGTATCAACCCCTTCACGGCGCATCACCAGAACGGCGGCTTCGATTGCTCTCATTTTGCTCATGGTTTTGTGCC from Pseudomonas tensinigenes harbors:
- a CDS encoding glycerate kinase type-2 family protein; this encodes MSVDPQQLLRELFATAIDAAHPNQVLEAYLPADRSGRVIVIGAGKAAAAMAQVVERSWQGEVSGLVVTRYGHGAPCEKIEVVEAAHPVPDAAGLAVAKRVLELVSNLTEDDRVIFLLSGGGSALLALPAAGITLADKQSINKALLKSGATIGEMNCVRKHLSAIKGGRLGKACWPATVYTYAISDVPGDLATVIASGPTVADPSTSAEALAIIKRYGIEIPVSVRTWLQSPESETVKPGDPSLARSHFQLIARPQQSLDAAAVKCRQAGFSTLILGDLEGESREVAKVHAGIARQIIHHGQPLAAPCVILSGGETTVTVRGNGRGGRNAEFLLSLTDSLKGQPGVYALAGDTDGIDGSEDNAGAIMTPDSYARAAALGLSASDELDNNNGYGYFAALDALIVTEPTRTNVNDFRAILILESCKS
- a CDS encoding 2-hydroxy-3-oxopropionate reductase — its product is MAKIGFIGTGIMGHPMASNLQKAGHSLFLSAHHDAAPADLVAAGAVALANPREVAQEAEFIIVMVPDTPQVDDVLFRADGVAAGLSKGKIVIDMSSISPTATKAFAAKINEKGAQYLDAPVSGGEVGAKAATLSIMIGGDADAFERALPLFQAMGKNITLVGGNGDGQTAKVANQIIVALNIQAVAEALLFASKNGADPAKVREALMGGFASSKILEVHGERMIKGTFDPGFRISLHQKDLNLALQGAKELNINLPNTANAQQVFSTCAAIGGSNWDHSALIKGLEHMANFSIRDNK
- the hyi gene encoding hydroxypyruvate isomerase, giving the protein MPRFAANLSMLFTEQDFLARFDAAAKAGFSGVEYLFPYDFSSAEIKAKLDANGLTQVLFNLPAGDWAKGERGIACLPDRVEEFRAGVDLAIAYAQVLGNTQINCLAGIRPQGVDDVTVEKTFVANLKYAADKLQAAGIKLVMEAINTRDIPGFYLNNTAQALSIREQVGSANLFLQYDIYHMQIMEGDLARTLQSHLGEINHVQLADNPGRNEPGTGEINYRFLFEHLDRIGYQGWVGCEYKPLTTTEAGLGWLKTHNAI
- the gcl gene encoding glyoxylate carboligase, which gives rise to MSKMRAIEAAVLVMRREGVDTAFGIPGAAINPLYSALQKVGGIDHVLARHVEGASHMAEGYTRTKAGNIGVCIGTSGPAGTDMVTGLYSASADSIPILCITGQAPRARMHKEDFQAVDITSIVKPVTKWATTVLEPGQVPYAFQKAFFEMRSGRPGPVLIDLPFDVQMAEIEFDIDAYQPLPLAKPTATRVQVEKALALLDQAERPLLVAGGGIINADASDLLVEFAELTGIPVIPTLMGWGTIPDDHPLMVGMVGLQTSHRYGNATMLKSDVVLGIGNRWANRHTGSVDVYTEGRKFIHVDIEGTQIGRVFTPDLGIVSDAAAALTVFIEVAREWQAAGKLKNRSAWLQDCQQRKASLHRKTHFDNVPVKPQRVYEEMNQVFGKDTCYVSTIGLSQIAGAQFLHVYKPRHWINCGQAGPLGWTIPAALGVVKADPSRKVVALSGDYDFQFMIEELAVGAQFKLPYIHVVVNNSYLGLIRQAQRGFEMDYCVQLSFDNLNAPELNGYGVDHVAVAEGLGCKALRVFEPSEIAPALRKAEQMIEEFKVPVIVEIILERVTNISMGTEINAVNEFEDLALVGNDAPTAISLLD